In Paenibacillus segetis, the genomic window TAAAGGAAGCAAAGGTTGAGCTTACTTTGCTTCAAGAGACTCCTTCAGGTCGCCCTCAGAAGAACCCTATGGAATCTTCAGTATCCCCATCTCTGAATGAGAATGGGACAACCGTTGACCGGGATCCTTATGAGGAGGCGGCGTCATTTATTCGAGACGTTGGCGAGAATATGGGTCTTCAAGTGGAGGTAGATATCCTCCAGAAGAAGGACGGTATTATTTTAAATATTTCAGGTAGCGACTTGGGATTGTTGATTGGTCGTAGAGGTCAAACTCTCGATGCTTTGCAATACTTGGCGAATATCATCGCGAATCGTTATTCAGAGACCTTTATCCGGATTACACTGGACGCTGAAAACTTCCGTGAACGTCGGAAGAAGACGCTAGAGGAGCTGGCCGCAAGGTTGGCTGGACGTGTAGTTCGTACACGTAAAGAGGTTGTTCTTGAGCCGATGTCGCCGCAGGAACGCAAAGTGATCCATTCCAAACTTCAGGACCATCCGGAGGTTAAAACCTTCAGTAAAGGCGAGGAGCCAAACCGACGGGTCGTTATTACACTGAAGCAAAGTAAATGAATGAGACGCAATGATGTTTTGCCCCGGCAAATGTCATTGCGTTTATTTTTATGTTCCCATCCCTCCCAAACCCTCCCTTATCTTAAGGGAGGGCCCCAAGGGTTGCACCCTCTGGACTCCCGCTTTCAAGTTCACATAACGTAGGAGGGGAAGAGGTGCTCCTGCTCGCTGTCCCCTTCGGGGATGCGCTAAAGTATGGTGTGTGGAACGCTTTTCCCCCTTCGGGTACGTCTCACTTTTGGAGCAACCGTTGGACAAAGGGGACAGGTTGCTTGTCCCGGATTGGAAGGAGATCTGGCAGAGAGAGTCGAGGTAAAAGGATTTCGTGTTATGGTGTGCAATGAGTCGCTGTCCCTCCGGGATACGCTTAGATATGACCAGGGATTATAGTGTTTGAATGGGGCAACGCTACGAAGTAGGGTGGAGAGAGTAGCAAATTGAGGATATAGTGCTACGTTGTGCAATGAGTCGCTGTCCCTTCGGGATACGCTTGGGTATGAGCAGGGATTATAGTGTTTGAATGGGGCAACGCTACGAAATAGGGTGGAGAGAGTAGCGAATTGAGGATATAGTGCTACGTTGTGTAAGGAGTCGCTGTCCCCGTTGGGGATGCGCTGACTACTAGTGATGTTTTGTGGGGGTTAAAATTTAGCGGTGAAAAGATAGCGGAATAAGCCGTTTGAATTCGGAGAAGCTCAAAGCTTTCTGTAAGAAAGCTGCTTCGGAAGCATAAGCTGCGGTCGCCTTTGTCGTCGGATTATTACCTAGTTAGGTATTAATAATCAAATAATCTGACGACAACAGCGATCGAAGAATCAAACGGACTATGTAGCGTACTATTTCACTATAATAATTATAGAGGTGAACTAACCATGTTGAGTGATACAATAGCCGCCATTTCGACGGCGGTGGGGGAGAGCGGAATTGCGGTCATTCGGATCAGCGGTCCAGAGGCGATCACTGAGGTTGGTCGTCTATTTCGCTCAAAGACGAAGTTAGAGGATGCAGATAGTCATACGGTGCATTATGGTTTTATCATTGACCCGAATTCAAATGAAAAGCTGGAAGAGGTGCTGGTGTCGGTCTTTAGAGCACCACGTTCGTTCACAACAGAAGATGTGGTGGAGATCAGTACGCACGGCGGGATTATTTCAGTTAAGCGAGTGATGGATTTGCTGCTGGAGCAACGGGAGATTCGTTTGGCTGAGCCGGGCGAGTTTACGAAGCGCGCTTTTTTGAATGGAAGGATTGATTTAACTCAGGCAGAGGCAGTGATTGACTTGATCCGCTCGAAATCGGATCGGGCGTTCTCGGTCGCTTTGAAGCAGGTGGAAGGAGATCTGTCGCGAAAAATAACTTCGTTACGTTACACGCTGGTGGAGACGTTGGCACATATTGAAGTTAATATTGATTATCCGGAACATGACGTAGAATCGATGACGATGGAGTTTATTCGCAACAAGTGCGCGGAAGTGACGGAAGGAATAGAGCAACTTTTAAAGAATGCGAATCAGGGCAAAATCCTCCGTGAAGGGATTACCACAGCTATCGTTGGACGTCCTAATGTTGGTAAATCTTCGCTACTGAATGCGTTAGCAAGGGAAAATAAAGCGATTGTAACGGATATCCCAGGAACAACGCGTGATGTTATTGAGGAGTTTGTAACGATCAATAATATTCCTCTGAAGCTACTTGATACAGCGGGAATCCGCGAAACGATGGATATCGTAGAGCAAATTGGTGTTGAGCGATCAAAGGCTGCTGTAAATGAGGCTGATTTAATTTTACTAGTTCTAAACAGTGCGGATCTTTTGCATGAAGATGAAATTAAGCTGATGGAACAGCTTAAGGGCCGTCCAACGATTGTATTGCTGAATAAGATCGATTTACCACAACAATTAGACCGGGATGTAGTGTCTCGTTATTTTCCAAAAGAGGCTATCGTAGAGTTGTCTGTGAAGACAAGTGAGGGATTGGATCATTTAGAGGAAGCTATCTCACAGTTGTTCTTTGGGGGCAAGCTTGAGTCTGGAGACCTTACCTATGTAAGCAATGTTCGTCATATCGCACTACTCAAACAGGCGAAGAAGTCACTAGCGGATGCTTATGAGGCAACGGAGATGGGAGTACCGATTGATATCCTGCAAATTGATGTACGACTTGCTTGGGAGCAGTTGGGTGAAGTCATTGGAGATTCAGCGCCAGATGCTCTGATCGACCAAATTTTCTCACAATTTTGTTTGGGTAAATAATGGCCGGGTGTATCGTCAATGTCTGTTCATGGTATGATGATAACGTTAGTTTTTAAATATAAGATTTTGAAGATATATACTTGAGTTTTTTGCAATAGAATGAGCCAGTCAAAGGGGGAGATATATAGTGAGCTATCATGCAGGTAGTTATGATGTGATTGTCGTTGGCGCCGGGCATGCGGGTAGTGAAGCAGCACTTGCTGCTGCACGCATGGGTTGTATTACGCTGATGATCACGATCAATTTGGATATGGTTGCATTTATGCCATGTAATCCGTCGATTGGAGGTCCAGCTAAGGGCCATGTCGTCCGTGAGGTCGACGCATTAGGCGGGGAAATGGGGCGTAATATCGATAAAACCTTTATTCAGATGCGGATGCTGAACACAGGTAAAGGACCTGCTGTTCATGCACTTCGCGCACAAGCTGATAAATTTTTGTACCAGCACGCCATGAAAGAAACGATGGAGAAGGAACCCAATTTGACGCTTCGCCAAGGAATGGTTGAGGAGTTGATCGTTGAAGAGGGACAATGTGTTGGTGTAGTTACTAAGACGGGCGCTGAATATCGTGCTAAATCTGTTGTTGTGACAACGGGAACCTATTTACGCGGTAGAGTAATTATGGGTGAACTAACTTATGAGAGTGGTCCTAATAACCAGCAGCCTTCGGTTAATTTATCACATAATTTGAAAGAGCATGGGCTTGAGTTAGTTCGGTTCAAGACAGGAACCCCTCCACGTGTTCATAAAGATACGATTGATTTTTCTCAAACGGAGATTCAGCCAGGGGATGACAAGATCAAATTTTTCTCCTATGAGACAAAAGAGTCAGACAATGAGCAATTGCCTTGTTGGTTAACATATACTTCAAGCGACACACATGACATTATTAATGCTAACCTTCACCGTGCACCGATGTATACCGGGGTTATTGAGGGGACTGGACCACGTTATTGTCCTTCGATCGAGGATAAAATTGTACGTTTCAGCGATAAGCCGAAGCATCAGATTTTCTTAGAGCCAGAAGGTAAGAATACCTCTGAATATTATGTCCAAGGCTTGTCAACGAGTATGCCAGAGGATGTTCAACTGCAAATGTTACGTTCCATCCCAGGACTACAGAATGTTGAGATGATGCGTAACGGATACGCTATTGAATATGATGCGGTTGTTCCAACACAGTTGTGGCCTTCTTTGGAAACGAAGAAGATTCCAGGTCTCTTTACAGCGGGGCAAATTAATGGGACTTCAGGTTATGAAGAGGCAGCAGGTCAAGGAGTTATGGCAGGGATTAACGCTGCTCGTAAAGCACAAGGTAAAGAACCCGTTGTTCTGGATCGTTCACAGGGCTACATTGGTGTCATGATTGATGATCTGGTGACAAAAGGTACGAATGAACCTTATCGCTTGCTTACCTCACGTGCAGAGTATAGACTTTTGCTCCGTCATGATAATGCGGATCTACGTTTGACTCCGATTGGCCATGAGATTGGTTTGGTTCCGGAAGATCGATATCAACGGTTTTTGGATAAAAAAGAGAAGATTGAACAGGAAATTATTCGGTTACAGAAGACTTCCGTTTCTCCTTCAGCCATTAACTCATTGCTCGAATCTATTGGTTCGACGCCAATTACGGATGGTAGTAATTTACTGACGATACTTCGTCGTCCTGAAGTTAACTATGCTCACATCAGTTCATATTTTCCTGCGGAAGCAGAACTGGATGAGGACATGATGGAACAAGTTGAAATTCAAATTAAATATGCCGGTTACATTGAGAAGCAAGAGACACAAGTCGCTAAATTACAAAAAATGGAAAAGAAAAAGATTCCTGAAAAGATCAAATACGAAGATGTGCATGGTCTTGCGATTGAAGCATGTCAAAAGCTAGCGAAGATACGTCCAATTTCTATCGGTCAAGCTTCGCGTATATCTGGCGTTACTCCAGCCGATATTTCTATTTTATTGGTATATCTGGAGCATTTTAACCGGGTTACCGCAGCGGGAGGGTAAAGATTGTGGATTCCATACAATCCCATTTCCATCATTTGTTACTTGAGCATCAAATCGATCTTAATGAAGAACAATTGAACCAATTTGAGATCTATTTTCAAGAATTAGTCTCTTGGAATGAAAAAATGAATTTAACAGGGATAACCGAGCGAGAGCAGGTTTATATTAAGCATTTCTATGATTCTGTGACGCTTTCCTTCTATTTAAATATCTCGGACATATCTAACCTAGCTGATATTGGTTCCGGTGCAGGGTTTCCAGGTATTCCTTTAAAAATCTGTTTCCCTCACTTGAAATTAACGATTGTTGATTCATTGAACAAAAGGATTCAGTTTTTACAAAATGTAGTAGATAAATTAGGGCTGCAAAATGTCGAGCTTATTCATGGTCGTGCAGAGGATATTGCTCGTAAAGATCATTTAAGGGATGCATTTGATCTAGTAACAGCTCGTGCTGTAGCACGTATGGCTGTGCTGAATGAATTTTGTCTACCTTTTGTGAAACCAGGTGGGATTTTCGCTGCTATGAAGGGTAACGATCCAAGTGATGAGATTAAAGAGGCAAAACGCAGTATGTCTGAACTAAAGGGCAAATTGTCTGGTAATCATCACTTCACATTGCCACTTGAGAACTCTGAGAGACATATCATTATGATTAGTAAAACAAATTCAACACCGAAGAAATATCCCCGAAAAGCGGGAACACCGATCAAAACTCCCATAATATAATATTTTCCAATCCCCCTAGAAAATTGTTCCACGTGAAACAAGCTACTAGGGGGATTATTCTCTCAAAAATACATTTGAAAGAGAATAGGATTATTGGGCAAAAAGTGGTAGAATAGAAATACTACTAAACGTTGAATGATTTTCGTTCTACGGCCACATCTACAAGTGTCATACTGACAATTAAAGGCATGACAAATCGTGGATACATAGGAGAATGGTCTTCTTCAAAGGGATTTTTACGCCCATTGATAGCATTTGCGTTTCTAGTTTTTACAAATGAAGCCCATAAGGCATTTCGTCTTATGTCACTATGAAATTAGGTGGTAATCTACGGAATGAAAGAACAATTTTCTAAATTGTTTGGTTTAACCGAACGATCCAGTGGCGAAGAAGTGAAGCAAGTTCCGGTTGGGGAGATCGTTGGTAGTCCCTATCAACCACGGACTATATTTGATGAGGACAAGATTGATGAGTTGTGTCAAACGATTCGTACCCTTGGAGTTATTCAACCTATTGTTGTTCGTTATCGCAATGATAAGTATGAAATAATAGCTGGGGAACGACGTTGGCGTGCTGTGAAAAAGTTAGGGCTTGAGACGATACCGGCCATTTTGAAGGATTTTAATGACTCACAGGCGGCGTCCATTGCACTGATTGAGAATCTACAACGTGAAGGGCTAACTTCTATTGAGGAGGCTTTAGCCTATCAGAATTTGATAGATTTACATCAATTGACTCAAGAAAGCTTGGCTCAGCGACTTGGAAAGAGCCAGTCTACCATCGCCAACAAAATCAGACTTCTTCATCTTCCTGAAGTTGTAAAGAATGCATTGATGGAACGTAAGATTACGGAACGTCATGCTAGGGCACTATTGTCGCTTGATACTGAAGAATTACAAATAAAAGTACTTAACGAAATTATTAGTAAAGAATTAAACGTAAAACAAAGTGAAGCTCGTATTGCATTTTATAAACAAGTCTCCAATAACAAGAAGTCTTCGAAACGAATTTCGTTTACGAAAGATGTGAGATTGGCGCTAAATACGATTCGTCAATCTATTGATATGGTGTCAGGTTCTGGATTACAGATTAAGACAGATGAAAGTGATCATGATGATCATTATGAAATTGTAATCCGCATTCCTAAGAAATGATTTTTTATCGGTTATCTTAATCTATAGGCATATTAAATATAATTCTAGTTTGTACAGGTAGATCGCGAAATTGTGAGATTGTTGCAGCGGCTGATTCAGATGGGGCGCATTGGTCTTTTTGTAGCTACAACTTAGTGGGTACTTGATGATCATGAACTACAAAAAGAGTTTTCTAATTATACTGAGGTGAAATGAATTGTCCAAAATCATTGCCATTGCTAACCAAAAGGGAGGCGTCGGTAAAACGACAACTTCTGTAAATTTGGGGGCGGGACTTGCTGCGATTGGTAAAAAAGTACTGCTCATCGACATTGATCCGCAAGGTAACACGACAAGTGGAGTTGGAATTAATAAAGCGGATGTCGCCAATTGTATTTATGATGTGCTGATTAACGAAGTGAATCCGAAAGAAGCAATTTCTAGTACTCAGGTTGATGGATTGGATATTATTCCTGCTACGATTCAGTTAGCAGGGGCGGAGATCGAATTAGTTCCCACGATTTCTCGTGAATTCAGGTTGAAGAAGTCTATTCAACAAGTCAAACATTTATATGATTATATTATTATTGACTGCCCACCTTCTTTAGGTATTCTTACGATCAATTCTCTTACTGCAGCCGATTCTGTACTTATTCCAATTCAATGTGAGTACTATGCGTTGGAAGGTCTAAGTCAATTACTCAATACAGTACGACTCGTTCAGAAGCAATTGAATACCTCATTGCAAATTGAAGGGGTATTATTAACGATGTTCGATGCCCGTACAAACTTAGGTATTCAGGTTATTGAAGAAGTTAAGAAATATTTTCAACAGAAAGTTTACAAGACCGTTATTCCTCGGAATGTGCGCTTAAGTGAAGCGCCGTCATACGGTCAATCAATCATTACGTATGATCCACGGTCAAAAGGTGCAGAGGTATATTTAGAGTTGGCAAAGGAAGTGGTCTCCTATGAATAAAAGATTAGGGAAGGGATTAGATGCTTTATTTCCCTCACTAGCTGTTGAAGACGATGATAAAGTGGTAGAAATTCCACTAAATCAACTTCGGGCTAACCCTTATCAACCTCGTAAAACTTTTGATGAGGAAGCTATCCGGGAATTAGCAGAATCCATTCGTCAACACGGAGTTATTCAGCCAATTATTGTTCGCAGCGTGATGAAAGGGTATGAAATCATAGCTGGGGAACGTAGGTTCCGCGCTTCCCAATTTTGTGGAAAGTCAACGGTTCCTGCTGTTGTTAGAACATTTACTGATCAACAGGTTATGGAGATTGCATTAATTGAGAACTTACAACGGGAGAACTTAAATGCAATGGAAGTGGCCGTAGCTTATCAAGGGTTAATGGATCAATTCCAATTGACACAAGAAGAGTTATCTTTAAAGGTTGGAAAATCCCGTTCTCATATTGCAAATTTTTTGCGTTTGCTGTCATTGCCAGAAGAAGTTAAGGAAGATGTTTCACGTGGAACATTATCGATGGGGCATGCTAGAGCATTGGTTGGATTGAAGGACGCAGCAACGATCAAACAATTGGCTAAGCAATGTATTGACCATGAGTGGAGTGTTCGTGAATTAGAAGATGCATTGCAACAATTGGACCGCAAAAAAAATGATAAGCCAAAGACTTCCAATAAGAAGAGAGACCCGTATATTGATGAAGTCGAAGACAGTTTGCGGGAACGTTATAAAACTACGGTAAAGATCAAAGCGAACAAAGATAAAGGTAAAATTGAAATTAACTACTATAGCCAAGATGATCTACAAAGATTGTTAGATATGCTTAGCTAACTAAAATGACATATCTCTTACTTCTAACAGGAGACGAATCCTTGGAAGAAGGAGGTATGTCATTATTAATCTGAATAAGAAGTCATTAAGAATCTTCATACTCGGGGGAGGGGAAAACTTGGACAAGAAATCAGTTATATATTTGGATCATGCTGCAACGTCTTGGCCGAAACCTCCTGGAGTAGGGGTGGCAATGTTAAACACATTAGAAGGTGCTGCGGCAAGTTCAGGTCGTGGGAATCATGGAATGGCATTGCAAGCTGGTAGAATATTGTACAAGGCACGAACCAAACTTGCTAAGCTGTTTAATATTCCCAACCCCAACGATATTGCATTTACTTCCAATACGACAACAGCTCTTAATCTGGCGATCAAAGGTTACTTGAAACCGGGTGACCATGTTATCGCAACGATGATTGAACATAATTCGGTAAGAAGACCGCTTGAATATTTAAAAAGAACTCAAGGCATAAGTGTTGATTATGTAGCGGTAAATGAGCAAGGAGAATTAGATCTAGAGGTTGTAGAACAAACGTTCAAACCACAGACACGAATGATGATTTGCTCACATAGTTCAAACTTGCTTGGAAGCATATTGCCAGTAGAAAAATTAAGTGAAATCGCTCATAATCATGGTGTTGTGTTTTTGGTGGATGCTGCACAGACAGCGGGAGTATATCCTGTAGATGTCCAAGAAATGGGAATCGATATGTTGGCCTTTCCAGGTCATAAAGGATTGCTCGGTCCTCAAGGAACTGGAGGGCTATACATTCATCCGAGTCTTGAGTTAGAACCGTTGTTGCATGGAGGTACTGGTAGTCAATCAGAGGAGCTAGAGCAACCTTCAGTACGACCGGATCGGTATGAGGCAGGGACCGCTAATACAGTAGGAATTGCAGGCTTAGCAGCTGGAGTAGAGTTTGTTCTGAACCAAGGGGTTTCCAGTATATACCAACATGAATGGGAGTTGACTCAGGCTCTTATGGAGGGGCTGGGGGATATACCGAACGTGATCTTACTAGGTCCAAACCGTGGAAAACCTAGGACGGGGATTGTCTCATTTAACTTGGAGAATCGAGATGCAGCGGAAATCGCTTTTATATTAGACAAACAATATAATATTGCAGTTCGGGCTGGATACCATTGTACTCCACTTGGACATCAGAGTGCCGGAACATCGATGGGCGGAGCAGTGCGGGTGAGTGTGGGATATGACACGACATATGAAGAAATTGGGAGTTTAATCTCAGCCATACGATTGATAGCAACGTGATATTTAATTATAGAGGAGAAGAAAGAGCATGACGGAATGGAATAATTTAATTTCTGATCAGTTGGTGTGGATTGTAGGTGGGCTGGTAGTAATAATGTTGTGGTTATTCATTTGGAATATCGCTCAGGGTGCAAAACTGCGTAAGATACGTAAAAAATACGAAGCGATGATGAATGGCTCGGGGATAGACAATTTAGAGGACCTTCTCATCGATTTGAAGGTTCAGCAAGGTAAGATAGAGGATGCACAAGAAGAACAACAGCGGCAGCTAGTTAGTGTGCAAAGTCTACTACCGAAGCAAATCGGAAAAATTGGAATTAAACGTTATAATGCGTTTTCTGAACGCGGTAGTGACCTTAGCTTCTCCGTAGCTTTCATAAACGATGAGAAAGACGGGGTAGTCATTACTGGTCTATATAATCGAGATGGTTCATATGTCTATGCCAAAGGACTTGTTAAAGGCGAGTCACCACATGCACTATCAACTGAAGAAAAAGAAGCTATTGCTCTCGCCGAATAAAAGGGATGAATTCCCGATTCCATTCCTTGATCGCGGTATAGAGACTACTCGAAATAATTTCAGATAAGCGCATCACTAGACTTAGTCGTGTATTTTGCAATACGAAATATTCCATGAAGCCGCCGACATTGACGATGCCTGTAAGATGGATATCGCCGACCGGCGGTAATTGTTTATTTACGCCAGCTCCAGGGCGCAATGGTCCCTGTACGACCTGAATTGAACCCACACTACTCGTCTGTCCCAGACAAGCATCAATACCGATGATGAACGGGTTGCGAAATTTCTGGTTAATTAGTTCTAGTGTGTCATTTAAATTCATGGCATGAACTGGTTCTTCTAATGTACCGAACAGATGGAAGTGGGGACTTGCAAATTTGGATAGAGAAGTCCCGACAAGAGGGCCAAGACAATCACCTGTAGAGCGGTCTGTCCCAATGCATACAACAACGATCTCCTGACCGGGAGATAGCTTGGCGAAATGAAGCAGTAATCGATGAATGATTGCTGAGTGAATTCCAGGTTCCGTATGGGGGACTTTTAAGCAGGAAATCTCTTGTCCTAGCATAGAATCTATCCTTCCTTTATACCGAAAATGTTATCTTCGTTCCTAGAATGGGTAACGATCTTTGAATGAAACTTAATCAAATCTCATCATGCCAATATAGGAATTTATGAATATTTAGTAGATAGTATATGGAAGAAAAATCAATAATATACTCCGACTAAAGTCGCGATTGCAGGAGGAGAGAAAGGTATTCATGGAGATGTGGCTTGTCATGGCGTTTGATTCCACTCAGCAGGCATTACGCGCCGAAATGTTGCTGGAATATGCTGAGATAGAGATTGATTTATTCCCTACACCTAAGGAGATTACAGCTGGATGTGCGCTATCTATCCAATTTCCTAGTGACTCCTTAACTGCGGTCAAAGAAATAATTAAGCAAGAAGGCGTGGAGATTCGTGGGATTTACTCCAAGAGTGCAGTGGGATATGATAATATCAGGCTTTAGGAGGCGAACAAGATCGGACAGAATAGTAATAATAGCGACACGATGGAAATTGTGCAGGCTGCAGGTAAATGGACGGATAAAATATGGGAATGGTTTACAAATATGGATATGTGGCAGAGTGTTTTATTTGCCGGACTGCGCGTTTTACTCATATTTATATTGACGAGAATTTTTATAAAGATCATATATAAAGTAATCGATCGTTCTTTGGAACGCCGAGAGAAAAGTCGCTTACAAATGAATCCTCGTAGATTCATCACGGTGGGAGAGCTGTTGAAAAATGTAACCTCGATGACTTGCAATCTTATCATGGTAATGTTAGTGATGGGGGAATTTGGGTTCAAGTTAGCTCCTTTATTGGCAGGAGCAGGGGTGTTAGGATTAGCGATAGGTTTTGGTGCTCAAAGTTTAGTAAAGGATGTTATTACTGGATTTTTCGTCATATTAGAGGATCAATTTGCGGTTGGAGATGTTATCCAGACGGGGACGCTGAAAGGAACAGTAGAAATGATTGGTTTACGTTCAACGAGGTTGGTCAGCTGGACTGGTGAAGTACACATTATCCCGAATGGTCTTATTACAAATGTGACCAATTATTCTCTAGGTAACGCTTTAGCGGTGGTTGATTTACCTTTTAGTAATAGCATGAAGCTGGATCAGAGCATCTCCATGTTACGGAAAGCTATGCTTAATCTCAAAGAGAACAGTGATGCTGTAGAGCAAGTTCCAAATGTTTTGGGGATTCAATCGTTGACGGCAAGTGAGTTTGTGCTACGGATTGCAGTGGAGTGTCCTCCAGGTTCAAAAGCGGATGTAGAACGAATAATTCAGACCTATGCGAAGGAAGCATTGGAACAAGCTGAGATGTTAAAGGGTTAAAAAGTCAAAAGGTTGGAGGGGAGTAGCCATGGAACGGAAACAGTTTCAATTAGGTGATATCGTACAAATGAAGAAGAATCATCCTTGCGGTAGTTCTGAGATGGAGATCATTCGGATGGGGATGGACATAAGGATCAAATGCGTAGGATGTAAACACAGTGTGCTTGTTCCCCGGGCCAAATTTGAGAAGAATATGCGCAAAGTGCTGCGGTCTACAGCATCTAAGGTAGAGGGTAATACCGACGTAATCGAGTAAGGGAATAGAGGGAGCCATTAGGGGCTCCCTCTATTGCAAATCACCACTATTCGTGATACAATCATTCTTGCTGCGGAGAGGTACCCAAGAGGCCCAAGGGGGCTGACTCGA contains:
- the jag gene encoding RNA-binding cell elongation regulator Jag/EloR, with protein sequence MNKIVTSGKTIEEAVKQGLAVLGTTEDKVAVNVLEQPSKGFLGLIGVKEAKVELTLLQETPSGRPQKNPMESSVSPSLNENGTTVDRDPYEEAASFIRDVGENMGLQVEVDILQKKDGIILNISGSDLGLLIGRRGQTLDALQYLANIIANRYSETFIRITLDAENFRERRKKTLEELAARLAGRVVRTRKEVVLEPMSPQERKVIHSKLQDHPEVKTFSKGEEPNRRVVITLKQSK
- the mnmE gene encoding tRNA uridine-5-carboxymethylaminomethyl(34) synthesis GTPase MnmE; this encodes MLSDTIAAISTAVGESGIAVIRISGPEAITEVGRLFRSKTKLEDADSHTVHYGFIIDPNSNEKLEEVLVSVFRAPRSFTTEDVVEISTHGGIISVKRVMDLLLEQREIRLAEPGEFTKRAFLNGRIDLTQAEAVIDLIRSKSDRAFSVALKQVEGDLSRKITSLRYTLVETLAHIEVNIDYPEHDVESMTMEFIRNKCAEVTEGIEQLLKNANQGKILREGITTAIVGRPNVGKSSLLNALARENKAIVTDIPGTTRDVIEEFVTINNIPLKLLDTAGIRETMDIVEQIGVERSKAAVNEADLILLVLNSADLLHEDEIKLMEQLKGRPTIVLLNKIDLPQQLDRDVVSRYFPKEAIVELSVKTSEGLDHLEEAISQLFFGGKLESGDLTYVSNVRHIALLKQAKKSLADAYEATEMGVPIDILQIDVRLAWEQLGEVIGDSAPDALIDQIFSQFCLGK
- the mnmG gene encoding tRNA uridine-5-carboxymethylaminomethyl(34) synthesis enzyme MnmG; this translates as MSYHAGSYDVIVVGAGHAGSEAALAAARMGCITLMITINLDMVAFMPCNPSIGGPAKGHVVREVDALGGEMGRNIDKTFIQMRMLNTGKGPAVHALRAQADKFLYQHAMKETMEKEPNLTLRQGMVEELIVEEGQCVGVVTKTGAEYRAKSVVVTTGTYLRGRVIMGELTYESGPNNQQPSVNLSHNLKEHGLELVRFKTGTPPRVHKDTIDFSQTEIQPGDDKIKFFSYETKESDNEQLPCWLTYTSSDTHDIINANLHRAPMYTGVIEGTGPRYCPSIEDKIVRFSDKPKHQIFLEPEGKNTSEYYVQGLSTSMPEDVQLQMLRSIPGLQNVEMMRNGYAIEYDAVVPTQLWPSLETKKIPGLFTAGQINGTSGYEEAAGQGVMAGINAARKAQGKEPVVLDRSQGYIGVMIDDLVTKGTNEPYRLLTSRAEYRLLLRHDNADLRLTPIGHEIGLVPEDRYQRFLDKKEKIEQEIIRLQKTSVSPSAINSLLESIGSTPITDGSNLLTILRRPEVNYAHISSYFPAEAELDEDMMEQVEIQIKYAGYIEKQETQVAKLQKMEKKKIPEKIKYEDVHGLAIEACQKLAKIRPISIGQASRISGVTPADISILLVYLEHFNRVTAAGG
- the rsmG gene encoding 16S rRNA (guanine(527)-N(7))-methyltransferase RsmG, yielding MDSIQSHFHHLLLEHQIDLNEEQLNQFEIYFQELVSWNEKMNLTGITEREQVYIKHFYDSVTLSFYLNISDISNLADIGSGAGFPGIPLKICFPHLKLTIVDSLNKRIQFLQNVVDKLGLQNVELIHGRAEDIARKDHLRDAFDLVTARAVARMAVLNEFCLPFVKPGGIFAAMKGNDPSDEIKEAKRSMSELKGKLSGNHHFTLPLENSERHIIMISKTNSTPKKYPRKAGTPIKTPII
- the noc gene encoding nucleoid occlusion protein; this translates as MKEQFSKLFGLTERSSGEEVKQVPVGEIVGSPYQPRTIFDEDKIDELCQTIRTLGVIQPIVVRYRNDKYEIIAGERRWRAVKKLGLETIPAILKDFNDSQAASIALIENLQREGLTSIEEALAYQNLIDLHQLTQESLAQRLGKSQSTIANKIRLLHLPEVVKNALMERKITERHARALLSLDTEELQIKVLNEIISKELNVKQSEARIAFYKQVSNNKKSSKRISFTKDVRLALNTIRQSIDMVSGSGLQIKTDESDHDDHYEIVIRIPKK
- a CDS encoding ParA family protein; the protein is MSKIIAIANQKGGVGKTTTSVNLGAGLAAIGKKVLLIDIDPQGNTTSGVGINKADVANCIYDVLINEVNPKEAISSTQVDGLDIIPATIQLAGAEIELVPTISREFRLKKSIQQVKHLYDYIIIDCPPSLGILTINSLTAADSVLIPIQCEYYALEGLSQLLNTVRLVQKQLNTSLQIEGVLLTMFDARTNLGIQVIEEVKKYFQQKVYKTVIPRNVRLSEAPSYGQSIITYDPRSKGAEVYLELAKEVVSYE
- a CDS encoding ParB/RepB/Spo0J family partition protein — its product is MNKRLGKGLDALFPSLAVEDDDKVVEIPLNQLRANPYQPRKTFDEEAIRELAESIRQHGVIQPIIVRSVMKGYEIIAGERRFRASQFCGKSTVPAVVRTFTDQQVMEIALIENLQRENLNAMEVAVAYQGLMDQFQLTQEELSLKVGKSRSHIANFLRLLSLPEEVKEDVSRGTLSMGHARALVGLKDAATIKQLAKQCIDHEWSVRELEDALQQLDRKKNDKPKTSNKKRDPYIDEVEDSLRERYKTTVKIKANKDKGKIEINYYSQDDLQRLLDMLS
- a CDS encoding aminotransferase class V-fold PLP-dependent enzyme yields the protein MDKKSVIYLDHAATSWPKPPGVGVAMLNTLEGAAASSGRGNHGMALQAGRILYKARTKLAKLFNIPNPNDIAFTSNTTTALNLAIKGYLKPGDHVIATMIEHNSVRRPLEYLKRTQGISVDYVAVNEQGELDLEVVEQTFKPQTRMMICSHSSNLLGSILPVEKLSEIAHNHGVVFLVDAAQTAGVYPVDVQEMGIDMLAFPGHKGLLGPQGTGGLYIHPSLELEPLLHGGTGSQSEELEQPSVRPDRYEAGTANTVGIAGLAAGVEFVLNQGVSSIYQHEWELTQALMEGLGDIPNVILLGPNRGKPRTGIVSFNLENRDAAEIAFILDKQYNIAVRAGYHCTPLGHQSAGTSMGGAVRVSVGYDTTYEEIGSLISAIRLIAT